The genomic DNA CTAACGATGTCGTTGCTTTGCCTACCTTAGGTATAAACAACTCTGCCGACGCAGCACTACCTTGATAGGCTTTGAATTCATCTGCCGTCCACTCACTGACATTACCGGCCATATCAAATACACCATAAGGGCTTGCTCCCGCTGCATAACGTGTGACATCGGTCGCCGAACCTACGTTGTAATAGGTATTGAGGTTGTCTGAATCCATAATATTACCCCACGGCCAACGTCGACCATCCTCTCCACGCGCTGCTTTTTCCCATTCCATCTCACGTGGCAACCTGGCGTCAACCCAATCGCAATATGCTGCGGCGTCATACCAGGAAACCATAGTCACCGGAGCCAACAAATCACCTGGATTCATGCGGCCATTGCCCCAATGCAAGGGGGGGCGATACTCGGCATCGGCGACAAAACGCGCGTATTCCGCATTGGTCACAGGATATTTTCTAATTTCATAAGCAGCAAGCGACGGCCTGTGTTCGGGCTTATCTTGATCGTTCGCCAGCTTGCGATCAGTACCCATAATAAATTCACCTGCGGGTATTGTTACCCACGCACCCAGTTCTAGCCACATATCGTCTTTCAGCAATTGCTCGGCTTGATCAATGCTGTACGTGGTAGCGACTGTATTTAACGCTTCATTCTCGCGATGGCGAGTAATGTCTTCACCCGCTGCACGAATACGCGACGCCATCTCCGACACATCATAAGTGGCATTGGCGCGCATTTGCTCGATACGACTACCGCCTAACTGGACTATATGATAAAACGCAAAAACAGTTGCCGCAGCTACGCAGGTAAC from Gammaproteobacteria bacterium includes the following:
- a CDS encoding SUMF1/EgtB/PvdO family nonheme iron enzyme; amino-acid sequence: MQANNHRPEMSEAERDKRKSYLAATLVTCVAAATVFAFYHIVQLGGSRIEQMRANATYDVSEMASRIRAAGEDITRHRENEALNTVATTYSIDQAEQLLKDDMWLELGAWVTIPAGEFIMGTDRKLANDQDKPEHRPSLAAYEIRKYPVTNAEYARFVADAEYRPPLHWGNGRMNPGDLLAPVTMVSWYDAAAYCDWVDARLPREMEWEKAARGEDGRRWPWGNIMDSDNLNTYYNVGSATDVTRYAAGASPYGVFDMAGNVSEWTADEFKAYQGSAASAELFIPKVGKATTSLDRSLKVVDLIEVEATYVVMRGGSFKSDPFATASYHRNYSFPHYASDFYGFRCSKDVAAKSG